A single Dunckerocampus dactyliophorus isolate RoL2022-P2 chromosome 2, RoL_Ddac_1.1, whole genome shotgun sequence DNA region contains:
- the LOC129177559 gene encoding gap junction delta-4 protein-like, with amino-acid sequence MGTLYDLVFITISHNVSFIGKSWWVLMVLGRVLLLCLAALSLFGDEQERFACNSLQPGCSVVCFDVLSPVSLLRLWLFQLILVCLPNIMFATYVTHKITPRYGALHCNPSGGVPRFYCSYIVTIILRILLEVSFGAGQFFLFGLSIPKSMLCYEAPCSSGVECYISRPTEKTLMLHLMLALDSLSAMWSLLDLAGTMKAMLTWRRKKRMLRDELSKGEQSSVLTASAADTDGLLTQRTSPSGISKNDHKEEPSHSNGQLQKLQDCGDAKTDESAFSVMHFVLHDHVRPPVLPCFEPGSRPPTPNKLGRVKSKNNSSPTDKRAWV; translated from the coding sequence GCAAATCGTGGTGGGTTCTGATGGTTCTGGGACGTGTTCTGTTGCTGTGTCTAGCTGCCTTGAGCCTCTTCGGGGACGAGCAGGAGAGGTTTGCGTGCAACAGCCTCCAGCCGGGCTGCTCGGTAGTCTGCTTTGACGTCTTGTCTCCGGTGTCTCTCCTACGCCTATGGCTCTTCCAGCTCATCCTAGTGTGTCTCCCTAACATCATGTTCGCCACCTACGTCACCCACAAAATCACCCCTCGCTACGGAGCGCTGCACTGCAACCCGAGTGGAGGGGTGCCAAGGTTCTACTGCTCCTACATTGTAACCATCATTCTTCGGATCCTTCTAGAAGTGTCTTTCGGTGCAGGACAGTTCTTCCTCTTTGGTTTGTCCATCCCAAAAAGCATGCTGTGCTACGAGGCCCCCTGCAGCTCGGGAGTGGAGTGCTACATCTCCAGGCCCACAGAGAAGACTCTGATGCTCCACCTGATGCTGGCCTTGGACTCCTTGTCTGCCATGTGGAGCCTGCTGGACTTGGCAGGTACAATGAAGGCCATGCTGACCTGGAGGAGAAAGAAACGCATGCTGCGAGACGAGCTGAGCAAAGGAGAGCAAAGCAGCGTCCTCACTGCATCGGCGGCCGACACAGATGGGCTCCTGACCCAAAGAACCAGCCCCAGCGGAATCTCCAAAAACGACCACAAGGAGGAACCGTCACATTCCAACGGACAACTCCAAAAGCTTCAAGACTGCGGGGATGCAAAGACGGACGAGTCCGCTTTCTCCGTGATGCACTTTGTCCTCCACGACCATGTCAGACCACCCGTGCTGCCCTGCTTTGAACCCGGCAGCAGACCTCCGACACCCAACAAGCTGGGCCGGGTCAAATCCAAAAACAACTCGTCTCCCACAGACAAAAGAGCATGGGTTTGA